The following DNA comes from Triticum aestivum cultivar Chinese Spring chromosome 3D, IWGSC CS RefSeq v2.1, whole genome shotgun sequence.
gacgcccccggaccgtccaacccgccgcgccaaccgggggagggttgcagcagggacggcggccgcggcggaggcgacgatgacgacgacgacgacgatggcgactacacgcggttctacagcctcctcggcatgtagaactacaagggcggcgggcggcgagggagacggcaaGGAGCAGCCTAGTagcgtttttttttccttttttgtaaaatattttaaatatgaacgaactcgccgaagtttggttAAATTTGCGCCGTATTTGTGTCGgaatttaaattttcaaaaaaacgTGACCGCCGCGactgggggcatcacgcccccagcacGCGATTAGCGCCGGTGCGCCTCCAAGGGGCGATTTTTAGCTCCTCctaggggccaacggctggagatgctcttagctgcGTGTGTGGAGGAGTCTTGCCGTCTCTCAAGGCCCTGAAGGTGAGAGGCTGTGGAAAGCTGAAGAGGATTCCTGTTGGTGTGACTGAAAACAGCACGTTCATTATCACAACAGTAGTGGGAGAGACGCATTGGTGGGACGGTTTAGTCTGGGATGACGAAGGCGTCAAGCGTTGGATGCTCTTCAGAAACTGGGGCCCCATGCTTCCACATTTCGCATCTGAAGGATGAGTCTTCGTTGCTGTACATGGATCCAGTTTAGTGTGATTCATCTTTATTTCCAGTGAAACTGCACTTTTACTGTTGTTGTACCTGAAGTCTGTAACACTGTCGCAGCACTACAAGGGGGGCAGCCGTGAATGAACCTTGCACGATTCACAGTTGGTGCATTGTATGCTCTGTGCGAGTCAATGAGCCGAACAACTCTGGGAAGAAATCACAGACTTCATTCATCTGCTCCCAAATGTGAGAAGGACCCGGGCCGGCCTGGCCTAGCCCAACACATGGACCAGGCTAGCCCCAACACGATGTTGCCCCGTAGCCCTGCACCGGCTATTCAAGGAACTGTGGTGCAATCCACCAACCTGGCAGGCACGCACGCATGTGGTGCAAGCGgaatccatccatccattcattcGCTCGTTCATCTCGAGGGCACGGCGGGGACGTCGCCCACGTACGTGGCCGCCCATCATGCGCTGCGTCCCACCCTCCGCCGAGACCGACCCAGCACCGGTGCACATTGCCCGCACGACGGCTGTCCCGCGGCCGGCCTGCTCTCCGCCGCGCACCCGTCCCTCTCCCGGGTCGCGGTAGCTCGGCGGGCACGGAAAGTGGGGCGCTTTCCCGCAAGATTGGCATCGGAATAATGGGCCCGCCGCACATGCCATGTCTCCCGTCCCGGAGTTGGTTGAGCGGATGCGGATTTGTACGCGTCCCCGATCGTGCCGGCGTTTCGTTCAATCGTTGGCTCGTTCGTTCGTTCCATCCTCCCATTCCTTCCGCGGCAgggttttctctttctttttgagTTGGGGCAGGGTTTTAATGCGGATCTGTACTCCGGTCGATCGGTCCAAACATGCACCGGGGCCGGCGAGCTTTTGGTGTTGTCGACCTACTGTACTGTACGTGCCTAGTGTGGGGAGACGCGGTGAGCCTCGCCGGTGACGACGATCCAATGCGTGGTGGCGTGGCCCCGTTTTGGCCTAGCCATGTTGTGCAGCGGCGTAGATCAAGCTCTCGTGGTCGTTTTTTGTTGTGCAGCCGGCCGTTTTTTGTTGTTCTTGTGGTGCGTCCAATATCTATTGTACTCGACTGCCGGTGAATGATTGGTAAAGGCCAATCGATCCGCCATTTTTGTGTCTGGCTTCCGTCACGAGTCCGTGCGACGGGGTGGCACGTATCCTCTCTTTGCAAAGGCAAGGTGCAGCATGGTTTCTGTTTCGGCGGTCACGAGTCGCAGTATATTACCGAGACGGTCAATGGCGACTGAACGCGCAGTAAATGGGTTGGTGCCACATATAGCAGTGTACCTTCCGCCAGAGATCTTGAACGCCTGACAAGCACTCGCAGTGAGGAAAAGATGCCGTCAGCATACCTGACAAGCTGAGTACTTGCATAGGTATCCAAAGTCGTAACAGTTACTACAACTGGCTATTTTGAACGGACCCATTTGACAGAAGAAATTACGTCCGTCCCAAAACAGCTGGTGTACGTACACAGACAAAAGCGGTCGCTCGTCTCCGTATTCCTGGAAAGCGGCCGGCGTGCTACTTGCCAAGTGGTGGTGTGCCTGCAAAATTTGACATATTGCATTTGCATGCGAAACACTCGGGTAGTCTTGGGTGATTATCCAATCATGAAAGCCTGATAGCTCGGCATGGACGCGTAGGGCCGAACCATACGGTCAAGGGCCGGagatgctgcatgcatgcatgcttgcatTCAGGTCGGATCATCGAGGCTCATGCAATGCAAGCCGGCTCATCGTGGTAGGACAAATCAACGCATGGTGTGCCATAaggttcatgcatgcatgcatgccctgTTGGACTGGATATACATCTCAATCTGGAACATGTCCGGCAGCCCAAAACAAATGGCGCTGCTGCACATCACCACGCACATGACACATGACACACCACGCCGGTCTTAAACTTGCAGCAGTGTCACCGGCACTGGTGCAAAGAACGTGGCTCTCTATCTATCAGCTACGTAGATGGATAGATCAAAACATTTGTTGAGACATGATTCGTAGAATCAGACGATGCTCTTCCGCCGTACTTCTCCTGTTGCACGTAGGCCACTTGTCAGACAGATAGGTGGATCAAATCGAAGGAATGCGCACGGAAGAAGAGCCTCCCTCTAACCACCAGATTTGCGGCATCATCATCTAATCTAATCATCTCGAGCCAGCATAGCAAATAATTTAGCCACGCGTATCCCCCTCGAACAGGGGCGATCGGGCATTATCCGGCGCATGTGCTCGCCGTATCACGACGAGGGAGAAGATCGGCCGCCACAACCTACACGAACGCCCACAACTAATGAACTAAAGCAGATTCCTAAATTATACGTACGTCGGTTGCAGCTTTGGTTAATCAGCGAGCGAACCTCGCCCTTGCCGGCCTCGGCCCAATGATTCGTCCCCGTCGATCTCGCAACTGCTGTGATCGATCGGGACCAGCGAGTGCGCGCGTACAACAGCGACGATGGTGCGGGGAGGGAACCGCACATTAACCATCTGCTAAACCCTAACCGATGGCGGATCATTGGAAcgaaaggggggaggggaaggagcacAAGATTCCTCCGCCAGCTCGAAAGAGGGCGGGAGAACGTGGGCTGGGTCGCTCGCTTGCGCGCcatccttttcctctcccccactcatCATCAAGCGGCCAGGCGTTCTTGTCGGACCGGATGCAGGCCGCGCACCACCGGCACAATCATGCGCCACGACGCGCGGCACGGCACGGCCGGCGACGCGACGCGCGCGAGTACGATTACGATACTCCTACAAGTGGCACGTGAACGCATGCAGACGCACACGGGCGCGCATGATTTTTGTTTGTCTTGCCACGTATACCGTACGTTCTCTGCGCTCTGCGGTGCTTCGTGCACGTATTCTGTGAGCCGTGTACGGAGCGTGGGTTCTTTGCGGCGGCGTACGGGGCATGATTGAGGAGAGGGAATGAATGCCAGGGTGCATGCACTGAAATTGAGTATGGGTACTGTACAACAGGACTCGTTTTGTTCCTACATGGACGAAAGATTGGATGCAACTTGTATCCTCATTTTGGCTCGATTAATTTGTAGTGGACTAGTGGGTGAGTATTGCCATCTTGGTAGTGTACTCCGCACCCTGCACGTTAAGGCATCTCACACGGTTTTGCTGTCTTTGGCGGGAGGGAAGGATGCCAAGTAGAGTGAGCAGAGCAACcaatgtacttcctccgttcctaaatgtaagtctttttagggattccaatAAGAGACTACACACGgagcaaactgagtgaatctacactctaaactacgtctatatacatccgtatattgttcatagtgaaatctctagaaaaatttatatttaggaacggagggagtataattttacaGTGACATCACTGCTCTTCGCCTTCTGAGATAGTAGTGGTGTATGTTACTGATAGCATCTGGATTAAAATCCACTCATTTTGCATATTGTCCATCGGCCATTGCATTCACTCTTTTTTTATAAGGAGCTCTTCACGATGGATCCCCATTCCGGAGTTTCGCTGGCGGCTGACTGTTGGCCTATGGTGGCCAAGGTCACTGCGGAGGAGAACACGGAACTTACCATCCTGTTCTCGTCTGAGGAGGTTGGTCGCTTGATTTCTGAGATGAAGGTGAATTCGGCTCTCGATCTGGATGGCCTTCCGGTCATCTTCTTACGGAAGTTTTGGGTGTCATTACCCTAAAAAATAGTTGGGGTGACGGATATTCGACACTTTAGCCTATCACGATGATTAAAGTTCTTCAACGGATTTTCTCGGAGGTGTGCGTGACGCGATGTGCCCCGATGATGAAACGCCtctagcgccccccccccccccccccccccccccccaatctgccTTCCTGAAGGGATGTCAAATCCAATGGGATGCTGGCTCTCCATGCAATAGTTCATGAGGTCAATGTAGGACGTCCGAAAGACGTGTCCTTCAAGCTGGACTTTTAGAAGTCATATGACCGCTTTGGCCGGTCTTTCCTACGCTTCGTTCTTGAGCGAAGGGTATACGATGAGTGCTGGTGTTCATGGATCACGCAGTTGATCAAGAGCGGTTGCACCGCGATTAATGTTAGGTTAGCCCCTTCTTTAGGCCTTCTCGCGGGGTGAGGCCAgggtattctctctctctctctctctctctcttactcttTAACACCATGGTCTATGCCCTAGCAGTCATCCTAGATCAAGCTAGAATGGTGGGCCACATCACTGGTGTGGTTGGGCATATTATTCCTGAAGGCGGGGTTACTCATGTTTAGTATGTGGATGACACCATGATCATGGTAGAGGGGTCGAAACTTAATATATATCATACCCTTAAGGTCCTTCTCCTTTGCTTTGGGGCCATGCCTGGCTTTAAGATCAATTTCTATAAGATTGAAGTTATGGTGTTAGTATATTTTATAGCCACAAGCAGCAAATTGCGGACAACTTTAATAGAAGTTGTCCTCATTCCCCATTGCTTCCTTGGGGATGGCATTGTCTGACTCGAATGTCCATATCTAGGATTTTGACCCGCTTATGGGTCGTGTGTCCTCCAGGTCTGAGTCGTGATGCAGTCGCTTTACGTCCAAAGGGAGTAAATCTGTGCTTATTGACTCTTGCTCTCTAGTCTTCCCATGTATATGATGGAGCTGTATTCACCGCCTGAAGGAGTGCATAACTCCATTGATAAGGAtgcatcttgcttcttcttgtagGCCACAGACGTGCAACCGAATTATCATATGGTTGGGTGGGATGAGATCTGCTTGTCTAAGGACCGGGGATGGGGGTCTAGGTATTATCCCGTCACGGGGAATATAGTATTGACATATGGCCTAATCGCAACAAAGCCTTGTGCTGCAACAGCTGTGGCTAGGGATAAGAGTTCCTCGGCCATCCCTAGACCCCCTAATGTGGTCCTGATGGTACGTTAGGCTTGGAGGATCCTCGGTGATGATGGGGGCTTGTGGTTACAACTTATTAAAGCGAAGTATTTTCGGGGTTACCCCTTCTTCCGTGTGATCGCAAGGAGGGATCCTAGTTCTGAAAATCGATAAAATCTATCAAGAATGAGATTTGCCTAGGTCTCACTATCTCCATGGGtggcgttgggggggggggggtattctgCCTATACCCTTGGTTGGGGGAAGCTCCACTTGCTTATGAGTTTCTAGCCTTATTTGCTATTTGCTAAGATTGCTATTGTTCATTTCCTCGGCCATCCATAATGGGATTTGGAACATCTCGTTTCGATGAACATTTGGATCCAAGGAAACCGTCGCTTGGGCCAACCTTTGGGCGGCTCTTCCATTCTCGCTTCCGAATTATCAATTATCTGGACACCATGTCTTGACAGTCGATCCCTCCGGGTCCTTGCCGACATTCTACACAGCCTTCCTGCCATGCGGACGTCCTTCCACTGAAGAacctcagcccccccccccccctctctattCGGCAGCTGAAAAGGGTTGACTACCAACACCTTGAGGATAAGGGCGCGACGAAGCTACCTCACTGGCAGGGAAGGAACATAACTACGACCGACCGGGCGACCTTGGTGAAATCGGTCCTTACTTCACTAGTCATTTACCACATTAACCTTTGTGCCCCCCGTGGTGCGTTGCGCAACATCAACAAGATTGAGCGTGCATTTCTCTGGTCAGCTAGCGCTAAAACTATACGAGTGACATGCAAAGTCAATTGGGAGAGAGTCTGCCGCCCCACCCAACTTTGTGGGCTTGGGATCCTTCACTTGGCAAAATTTGCGAGACCTCTTAGACTTAGATGGCTCTGGGTGGCCTGGAAGGATCCGACTAAGCTGGCATATAACCTACAATAAGCCGGCTCTGGATGGTTATATGCCGGCCGTGAATTATTCTAAAAAAAACTTACAATAAGCCGGAAGACAAGTTGACCAATCCCAACCGATCCTTACCGGTTCCTCTTACCACCGCCCAAGCCGTTGGATTCATCAACATGAAAAAAATAACAAGAGCAAGCTAACCGTCACTGCAGGAGCTTGGTTCCAAAACTccaatgcatgcacacacacagaGACTTCTCCTCACCTGTGACCTGTCCCCACCCTTGCTCGCCACCTCACATCCTCTCCGTCCCTACCACCTTCGTCTACCTTTCGTCATCCGCGCCCGGCTCCCCGCTTATATATACCGCCTCGCTCGCCGCACCACAATCCACCGCAGCCCTCAAATCCCACAGCCAGCTCAAAGCGCCGTGAACCACCACGCCTCGAACCCAGACAGTCTCCCAGGCAAAATGTGTAACTCCAACGTCAAGACCGCCGGCGTCGCCCAGATCGACGGCCGCCCGGTCCTGCAGCCGGCCGGCAACCGCGTCGCGGCGCCCGAAGGCGCCAAGCCGCTCAAGAAATCCCTGCAGAAGTCGCTCTCGATGCCTGCTTCGTATGACaatgccgctgctgctgccgccaccGCTTGCACGGCAGCGCCCAAGAGCACCGGCGCCGGCGAGTTCgcccgcgcggcggcggcgacgccttACCTCCTGCCGCCGACGCCGGCGAAGGCGGCAGGAGCCAAGGCGGCGGGCGGCAGGACGGCGGCGTCCACGGGCGCGGACAAGAGCAGGAAGCAGGCGCCCAGGAAGAGCGGCGCCGTGCTGCCGGTGGTGACGTTCGCGGCGCTGGAGGCGTTCGAGCTGGCCGGCCCCGCCGGGAGCATCGCGGCGGCGCAGCGGGAGCATGTCACGCAGGCGCAGGCGCAGCGCAAGATGCGGATCGCGCACTACGGGCGCACCGCCTCCTTCTCCCGGGTGGAGGGCAAGGTCggggccaccgccaccgcgcccGCGACCGCCACCGCCGCGCTGGAGGAGAAGCGCTGCAGCTTCATCACGGCATACTCGGACCCCGTGTATGTCGCGTACCACGACGAGGAGTGGGGCGTGCCCGTGCACGACGACGAGTGAGTGGCCGCCATTTCTGCCCAACCACAGCACATCACATCAAAACCGACCGATCTTGGCAGCGATGGTTTCTCACATTTTTCTTTTCTTGCCCGGTCGACAGGTTGCTGTTCGAGATGCTGACGCTGTCCGGCGTGCAGGTCGGGGCCGACTGGGCTTCCATCCT
Coding sequences within:
- the LOC123079443 gene encoding uncharacterized protein, with protein sequence MCNSNVKTAGVAQIDGRPVLQPAGNRVAAPEGAKPLKKSLQKSLSMPASYDNAAAAAATACTAAPKSTGAGEFARAAAATPYLLPPTPAKAAGAKAAGGRTAASTGADKSRKQAPRKSGAVLPVVTFAALEAFELAGPAGSIAAAQREHVTQAQAQRKMRIAHYGRTASFSRVEGKVGATATAPATATAALEEKRCSFITAYSDPVYVAYHDEEWGVPVHDDELLFEMLTLSGVQVGADWASILRRRHIYREAFSGFDVDAVAKYTEKQMASVSAGYGLDLGTIRGAVNNACRILEVRRDFGSFGKYVWGFVNHKPLSPGYKYSRKIPVKTSKSESISKDMVRRGFRFVGPTVLHSFMQAVGLTNDHLVSCPRHRVCSSSSSSA